The following are encoded together in the bacterium genome:
- a CDS encoding SAM-dependent chlorinase/fluorinase, with protein MVNPLITLTTDFGTADGYVGAVKGSILSINPRARLVDLSNEIPSYDIVVGAYHLGCAFSFYPKGTIHLAVVDPGVGSRRHPILVKTKNHFFVGPDNGLFTLVTLRDPVVGVFELTKTRYFLSEVSSTFHGRDLFGPVAAHLSRGVPPSAFGRRLPSIQTRPEFSVLRTPKGWEGEILFFDKFGNAFTNLHRGEIPLSTPNPPSVRPRLDHSLRKETFLRSLSVYWRGRRLPLYRTYSDIPPRMPGALFGSSGFLEIALREDSFGDRFRARRGDAVRLLAASLRS; from the coding sequence GTGGTTAATCCTCTCATTACTCTCACGACCGACTTTGGGACCGCCGATGGTTACGTCGGCGCCGTGAAGGGCTCCATCCTCTCCATCAACCCCAGGGCTCGCCTGGTCGATCTGTCCAACGAGATTCCATCCTATGACATCGTCGTCGGCGCGTATCATTTGGGGTGCGCCTTTTCGTTCTACCCGAAGGGGACGATCCATCTGGCCGTCGTCGATCCGGGCGTGGGCAGCCGGCGCCATCCGATCCTCGTCAAGACCAAGAATCACTTCTTCGTCGGCCCGGACAACGGGCTCTTTACGCTTGTGACGCTCCGCGACCCGGTCGTGGGCGTCTTCGAGCTCACGAAGACGCGCTACTTCCTCTCGGAGGTCAGTTCGACCTTTCACGGCCGCGACCTTTTCGGTCCTGTGGCGGCGCATCTCTCCAGGGGGGTGCCGCCGTCCGCGTTCGGCCGGAGGCTGCCGTCGATCCAGACGCGTCCCGAGTTTTCCGTGCTGCGGACTCCAAAGGGCTGGGAAGGGGAGATCCTCTTCTTCGACAAGTTCGGGAATGCCTTCACTAATTTGCATCGGGGGGAGATACCGCTCTCCACCCCGAACCCCCCATCTGTAAGGCCGCGACTGGACCATTCTCTCCGGAAGGAAACCTTCCTCCGTTCATTATCGGTTTATTGGCGGGGCAGGCGCCTTCCTTTATACAGGACCTATTCCGATATACCTCCCCGCATGCCGGGGGCCCTCTTCGGGAGCTCGGGATTCCTGGAGATCGCCTTGCGGGAGGATTCCTTTGGAGACCGGTTCCGCGCGCGGCGCGGTGACGCGGTCCGCTTACTCGCTGCGTCATTAAGGTCCTGA
- the glnD gene encoding [protein-PII] uridylyltransferase: protein MSGEELQIVLDGDVLGTVRSFLEKVEKRISALHEGNEDPLPAIQFRTEAMDRLLEALYLKAERDYGRPGGGFRAALLSQGGYGRKELCLHSDIDVLFLYDGKAQEFVKFLNERVLQPLWDAGLEVGFAVRTVRDCKKLMDEDMTILTSLLDARHLVGDRTLSDELQATVEKYFSSKGNRDRFLNRKIAENEERQEKYGGSVYLLEPNIKEGEGGLRDYHSVYWFARIFDRIREPADMVARGTFTEAEFGSLWEALRFLWRLRNELHRRAGRRSDQLVVEYQEPIAHWFGYSNTSQFLGVETFMQKYYSVAATIRNLTDKALRRLNRREPSLFPPPEIPLQDKNCRIVDGRLTPATADLFEREPIYFLKIFELGRKLGVELDDVAKERIEQSLPRMDEVFRTSPVACAFFKTMLSDFVGLGTMLETMNDLGVLGTFLPEFGKLRFRVQHNLYHVYTVDVHSLFAVSELGKIAQGDYSQKHPTVTEIVRGVTAPDRKTLLAFSILYHDVGKGEGKGHVERGAPLIREAAKRLGFPPADVDALEFLERSHLIMTHVAFRRDLEEQNLIIRFARAMQSLESLGMLHVLTFCDVKAANPDAMTDWKAALLDVLYLKTRGVLEKGTFTKEKVSELVAKVLVEVIRLFPLEEDREKCREFFSMMSPRYLLATPPQQIAHHVELWERFRLNPIVFEARPVEREGLSEVTLFTWEGSALFSRMAGLFAAHNINILDAQLNLSNRGHALQVFRVVDHEGHMIDASDGKWERVEKDLRDVLQGRVPLETLVAEKFRPSLFKKKVAHVAPARVDIDNDVSAYYTVIDIYSQDRTGLLYQITSMLSALGLYVDVTKISTKLDQVADTFYVRDIFGHKITSQERLARIKEALLKVIEEAPTPDWRPPKF, encoded by the coding sequence GTGAGCGGAGAGGAGCTCCAGATCGTGCTCGACGGCGACGTCCTCGGCACCGTCAGATCCTTTTTGGAGAAGGTGGAGAAGAGGATTTCCGCCCTTCACGAAGGGAACGAAGACCCGCTGCCGGCCATTCAATTCCGCACGGAGGCGATGGACCGTCTGCTCGAAGCCCTCTATCTCAAGGCGGAACGGGACTACGGCCGCCCCGGGGGGGGCTTCCGCGCGGCCCTTTTAAGCCAGGGGGGTTACGGGCGGAAGGAACTCTGTCTTCACTCCGATATCGACGTTCTCTTCCTCTACGACGGCAAGGCTCAGGAGTTCGTGAAATTTCTGAACGAGCGCGTCCTGCAACCGCTCTGGGACGCGGGTCTCGAGGTGGGGTTCGCGGTCCGGACCGTCCGCGACTGCAAGAAACTGATGGACGAGGACATGACGATCCTGACGTCCCTGCTCGACGCGCGCCATCTGGTCGGCGACCGGACGCTGTCCGACGAGTTGCAGGCAACCGTGGAAAAGTACTTTTCCTCCAAAGGCAACCGCGACCGCTTCCTCAATCGGAAGATCGCCGAAAACGAGGAGCGGCAGGAGAAATACGGCGGGTCGGTCTACCTCCTCGAGCCGAATATCAAGGAAGGCGAGGGGGGATTGCGCGATTACCACTCGGTTTACTGGTTCGCGCGCATCTTCGACCGCATCCGGGAGCCCGCCGACATGGTCGCCCGGGGCACGTTCACCGAGGCGGAGTTCGGATCCCTTTGGGAGGCTCTCCGTTTCCTTTGGAGGCTCCGGAACGAACTCCATCGCCGCGCGGGACGGCGGTCGGACCAGTTGGTTGTCGAATACCAGGAGCCGATCGCGCATTGGTTCGGCTACAGCAACACGTCCCAGTTCCTGGGCGTCGAGACGTTCATGCAGAAATACTACAGCGTGGCGGCCACGATCCGGAACCTCACGGACAAGGCCCTCCGGCGCCTGAACCGCCGCGAGCCGTCGCTCTTTCCGCCCCCCGAGATTCCTCTCCAAGACAAAAACTGCCGGATCGTCGACGGCCGCCTGACTCCCGCCACGGCGGATCTCTTCGAGCGGGAACCGATTTATTTCCTCAAAATCTTCGAGCTGGGGCGGAAACTGGGTGTCGAACTGGATGACGTGGCCAAAGAGCGGATCGAACAGAGCCTGCCCCGGATGGACGAGGTCTTTCGCACGTCGCCCGTCGCTTGCGCGTTCTTCAAGACCATGCTCTCCGACTTCGTGGGTCTCGGGACCATGCTGGAGACGATGAACGACTTGGGCGTCTTGGGGACCTTTTTGCCGGAGTTCGGCAAACTAAGATTCCGCGTGCAACACAACCTCTATCACGTCTATACGGTCGACGTTCATTCCCTCTTCGCCGTCTCGGAGCTGGGCAAGATCGCCCAGGGGGACTACTCTCAAAAACATCCCACGGTGACGGAGATCGTCCGCGGCGTGACGGCGCCCGACCGGAAGACCCTGCTCGCGTTTTCGATCCTCTACCACGACGTGGGCAAGGGCGAAGGGAAGGGGCACGTGGAGCGCGGCGCACCGCTGATTCGCGAGGCCGCCAAGCGTTTGGGATTTCCGCCGGCGGACGTCGACGCCCTGGAGTTCCTGGAGCGGAGCCATCTCATCATGACCCACGTGGCGTTCCGGCGCGATTTGGAAGAGCAGAACCTGATCATCCGGTTCGCCCGCGCGATGCAAAGCCTGGAAAGTTTGGGCATGCTCCACGTTCTGACCTTCTGCGACGTGAAGGCGGCCAACCCGGACGCCATGACCGACTGGAAGGCCGCCTTGCTCGACGTGCTTTACCTCAAGACGCGCGGGGTGCTGGAGAAGGGCACGTTCACCAAGGAAAAGGTCTCGGAACTGGTCGCCAAGGTCTTGGTCGAGGTGATCCGGCTCTTTCCCCTCGAGGAGGACCGCGAGAAGTGCCGCGAGTTTTTCTCGATGATGTCGCCTAGGTACCTCCTCGCCACACCGCCCCAGCAGATCGCCCATCACGTCGAGCTCTGGGAGAGGTTCCGACTGAATCCGATCGTCTTCGAGGCGAGGCCGGTCGAGCGGGAGGGTTTAAGCGAGGTGACGCTCTTCACCTGGGAGGGTTCGGCGCTCTTCTCGCGCATGGCGGGCCTCTTCGCCGCCCACAACATCAACATCCTGGATGCCCAGCTCAATCTCTCCAACCGGGGCCATGCCCTGCAGGTCTTCAGGGTCGTGGACCACGAGGGTCACATGATCGACGCCTCGGACGGCAAGTGGGAACGGGTGGAAAAGGACTTGCGGGACGTCCTTCAGGGGAGGGTCCCTCTCGAGACCCTCGTGGCCGAAAAATTCCGGCCTTCGCTCTTCAAGAAGAAAGTCGCCCACGTGGCGCCCGCCCGCGTGGACATCGACAACGACGTTTCCGCCTACTACACCGTCATCGACATCTACTCCCAGGACCGGACGGGCCTCCTTTACCAGATCACCTCCATGCTCTCGGCCCTGGGGCTGTACGTGGACGTGACGAAGATCTCGACCAAACTCGACCAGGTGGCGGACACGTTTTACGTGAGGGACATCTTCGGTCACAAGATCACGTCCCAAGAGCGTCTCGCCCGCATCAAGGAGGCCCTCCTGAAAGTCATCGAGGAGGCCCCGACGCCCGATTGGCGTCCGCCCAAGTTCTGA
- a CDS encoding N-acetylmuramoyl-L-alanine amidase, translating into MRFRFIGVAAVTCAFLAAASPSTARMNGVEAVIKAQKKEEPAKKSAAAKAAPKKTISKPTKQPETRPESQPSEAPQPPIIVIDPGHGGKDPGAIGSFGKKKKKWIVREKDVVLQMSKQLAAVFKKKLGAKVSYTRSDDRFITLGERNRIANRRQCDLFLSVHANAAKNPKAEGLEIYSLNKATDEASRRLAARENEGAPAEEKDIEAILSDLLQTAVAEESVELASDVETALRKRLEARYKFGRIESKTALFYVLVGAKCPSLLIETGFVTNEKEGKRLKQGSYQKDLANAIAEGVAAYLAKSEDAGGDL; encoded by the coding sequence ATGAGGTTCCGTTTCATCGGCGTGGCGGCTGTGACATGCGCGTTCCTTGCGGCCGCTTCGCCTTCGACCGCGCGGATGAACGGGGTCGAGGCGGTCATCAAGGCCCAGAAGAAGGAAGAACCCGCCAAGAAGTCCGCTGCGGCGAAAGCGGCGCCGAAGAAAACGATTTCCAAGCCGACGAAACAACCGGAAACCCGGCCTGAATCCCAGCCCTCCGAAGCGCCACAACCTCCGATCATCGTGATCGACCCCGGGCATGGAGGAAAGGATCCGGGAGCCATCGGAAGCTTCGGCAAGAAAAAGAAAAAATGGATCGTCCGGGAGAAAGACGTCGTCCTTCAAATGTCCAAGCAGTTGGCGGCGGTCTTTAAGAAGAAGCTGGGCGCCAAGGTTTCCTACACGCGGTCCGACGACCGCTTCATCACCCTGGGCGAGCGGAACCGCATCGCCAACCGCCGCCAGTGCGATCTCTTCCTCTCCGTCCACGCCAACGCCGCGAAAAATCCCAAGGCCGAAGGCCTGGAGATCTATTCCCTCAATAAGGCGACCGACGAGGCGTCCCGGAGGCTCGCGGCTCGCGAGAACGAGGGGGCGCCGGCGGAGGAAAAGGACATCGAGGCGATCCTCTCGGACCTCCTCCAGACGGCGGTGGCCGAGGAGTCGGTTGAGCTGGCCTCCGACGTCGAGACGGCGCTCAGAAAGAGGCTGGAGGCCAGATACAAGTTCGGGCGGATCGAGTCGAAGACCGCGCTTTTTTACGTGCTTGTCGGCGCCAAATGCCCGAGTCTGTTGATCGAGACCGGGTTCGTCACCAATGAAAAGGAAGGAAAGCGCTTGAAGCAGGGGAGCTACCAAAAAGACCTGGCGAACGCGATCGCGGAGGGCGTCGCGGCCTATCTCGCCAAGTCCGAGGACGCGGGGGGGGACTTGTGA
- the mutS gene encoding DNA mismatch repair protein MutS translates to MSDASETPMLKQYREIKESCKDAILFYRIGDFYEMFYDDAVTASKVLDIVLTSRNKNDPNPVPLCGVPHHSYEPYLNKLIEKGYKVAVCDQVEDPKDAKGVVRREVTRVVTPGLAGFLNGVDRAQKAVHHYLVAVHRDGEVWGIAFTDIATGDFRCLEMSGDEAALLSELGGLEPREVVVSEGADVSGTLKGRFVVSRVPVWVWDETYARKILCDQFQTATLSGFGCEAAPAGVIAAGAVLHYVRETQKVGRMAHLRALRLHDGRERMRIGEDSRKNLNVDELADLLDRTKTAMGARKFREWFLAPLVQKAKIEERLDAVGELSGRPRVLEAVQACLQNVYDLERISSRLSLGTANARDMRALADSLEALGRTAPILSELKTAVFSRLASDWDASPKLKEEIAKTLVDAPPLGLKDGGIVRDGVRTELDELKKIQADAKGAIAAIEERERKRTGIASLKVRFNQVFGYYLEVTAAHLSKVPPDFIRKQTLTNAERFITPELKSFEDKVLGAEERIKGLEYEIFCQLREKALASVPALQAQAERVAELDALQSLAEYARGTRAVRPEIREDGVLRIRQGRHPLVENNLPAGSFVPNDLSVDAAADRLLMITGPNMAGKSTVIRQAGVIALMAQAGSFVPADSAEIGIVDQIFTRVGAADRLARGESTFMVEMCETANILHNATEKSLVLLDEIGRGTSTFDGISIAWAVAEHLHDVLKSRALFATHYHELIDLAVTRRGIKNCNVAVKQDGDDVVFLYRLVPGGMNHSFGIHVARLAGLPPEVVERAKEVLKNLESGELEPEGQPRIAKKRSKRGEGQESLF, encoded by the coding sequence GTGTCCGACGCATCTGAAACGCCGATGCTCAAGCAGTACCGGGAGATTAAGGAGAGCTGCAAGGACGCCATCCTCTTCTACCGGATCGGGGATTTCTACGAGATGTTCTACGACGACGCCGTGACCGCCTCGAAGGTCCTGGACATCGTTTTGACCTCCCGCAACAAGAACGACCCGAACCCCGTGCCCCTCTGCGGCGTGCCCCATCATTCCTACGAGCCGTACCTCAACAAGCTGATCGAGAAGGGCTATAAGGTGGCCGTTTGCGACCAGGTCGAAGACCCCAAGGACGCCAAGGGCGTCGTCCGGCGGGAGGTCACGCGCGTGGTCACCCCCGGGCTCGCCGGTTTTCTGAACGGCGTCGACCGCGCGCAAAAGGCGGTCCATCACTATTTGGTGGCCGTCCACCGCGATGGCGAGGTTTGGGGCATTGCCTTCACGGACATCGCCACGGGCGACTTTCGTTGCCTGGAGATGTCCGGGGACGAGGCCGCGCTCCTCTCCGAGCTGGGCGGCCTGGAGCCCCGCGAGGTCGTCGTTTCGGAAGGGGCGGACGTGTCCGGAACACTGAAGGGGCGATTTGTCGTCAGCCGCGTCCCCGTTTGGGTCTGGGACGAGACCTACGCGCGGAAGATCCTCTGCGACCAGTTCCAAACGGCCACGCTCTCCGGATTCGGGTGCGAGGCGGCCCCCGCGGGGGTCATCGCCGCGGGCGCCGTCCTTCACTACGTCCGGGAGACGCAAAAGGTCGGTCGGATGGCCCATCTTCGGGCCTTGCGTCTCCACGACGGGAGGGAGCGGATGAGGATCGGAGAGGATTCGCGCAAGAACCTGAACGTCGACGAACTGGCGGACCTTCTGGACCGGACCAAGACCGCGATGGGGGCGCGCAAGTTCCGGGAATGGTTCTTGGCCCCCCTGGTCCAAAAGGCGAAGATCGAGGAACGGCTGGACGCCGTCGGGGAGCTGTCCGGACGGCCCCGGGTCTTGGAGGCGGTTCAGGCCTGTCTGCAGAACGTCTACGACCTGGAGAGGATCAGCAGCCGGCTGTCGCTCGGCACGGCGAATGCGCGCGACATGCGCGCCCTGGCGGATTCCCTGGAGGCCCTCGGCCGGACGGCGCCGATCCTGTCGGAGCTGAAGACGGCCGTTTTTTCCCGCCTGGCGTCGGATTGGGACGCGTCTCCAAAGCTGAAGGAGGAGATCGCGAAGACCCTGGTCGACGCACCGCCATTGGGGCTCAAGGACGGAGGGATCGTCCGGGACGGCGTCCGCACGGAGCTGGACGAGCTAAAGAAAATCCAGGCCGACGCCAAGGGCGCCATCGCCGCGATCGAGGAGCGCGAGAGGAAGAGGACGGGCATCGCCTCCCTCAAGGTCCGATTCAACCAGGTCTTTGGCTATTACCTGGAGGTCACCGCCGCGCACCTCTCCAAGGTCCCGCCGGATTTCATCCGCAAGCAGACGCTGACGAACGCCGAACGGTTCATTACGCCGGAGCTGAAGTCCTTCGAGGACAAGGTGCTCGGCGCGGAGGAGAGGATCAAGGGGCTGGAATACGAAATCTTCTGCCAACTGCGCGAAAAGGCGCTCGCGTCGGTTCCCGCCCTCCAAGCCCAGGCCGAACGGGTCGCGGAGCTGGACGCCCTTCAAAGCCTCGCGGAATACGCGCGCGGGACCCGCGCCGTCCGTCCGGAGATCCGGGAGGACGGCGTTCTCAGGATCCGGCAGGGGAGGCACCCGCTGGTGGAGAACAATCTGCCCGCCGGGAGTTTCGTGCCCAACGATCTCTCCGTGGACGCCGCCGCCGACCGTCTCCTCATGATCACGGGCCCGAACATGGCCGGAAAATCGACGGTTATCCGGCAGGCGGGCGTGATCGCCTTGATGGCGCAGGCGGGGTCCTTCGTCCCGGCGGATTCCGCCGAGATCGGAATCGTCGACCAGATCTTCACCCGGGTGGGCGCCGCCGACCGGCTCGCCCGCGGCGAAAGCACCTTCATGGTGGAGATGTGCGAGACGGCAAACATCCTTCACAACGCGACGGAGAAAAGCCTGGTCCTCTTGGACGAAATCGGGCGCGGCACGTCCACCTTCGACGGCATCTCCATCGCCTGGGCCGTGGCCGAACACCTCCACGACGTCCTCAAGTCGCGGGCGCTCTTCGCCACTCATTATCACGAGCTGATCGACCTTGCCGTGACGCGGCGAGGGATCAAGAATTGCAACGTCGCGGTGAAGCAGGACGGCGATGACGTCGTCTTCCTCTACCGCCTGGTCCCCGGCGGCATGAACCACAGCTTCGGCATCCACGTCGCCCGCCTGGCGGGTCTCCCGCCGGAGGTTGTCGAGCGCGCGAAGGAGGTGCTCAAGAACCTGGAATCGGGTGAGCTCGAGCCCGAAGGGCAGCCGCGGATCGCCAAGAAGAGGTCGAAAAGGGGTGAGGGACAGGAGAGCCTGTTTTAA
- the pgeF gene encoding peptidoglycan editing factor PgeF, whose translation MIASPLLRAVPGIAHGFGTIADPRPAHTVTVKQVHGVRILEPEAVLADEPDGFDTVLTDRPGVAVAVKTADCLPILVVEPKARIVAAVHAGWKGTLQRAVQAAIRRIVERGGRAENLVCALGPNMAAGCFEVKEDVKGDFEREFPGWPILKRLSETKWLLDVALTNRLQLRESGVSDAQVDRIDLCTHCRPDLFWSYRRDGEAAGRMVNFIQLLG comes from the coding sequence ATGATCGCCTCTCCCTTGCTTCGAGCCGTCCCCGGAATCGCCCACGGCTTCGGAACGATCGCCGATCCCCGACCGGCCCATACCGTGACCGTCAAACAAGTCCACGGCGTCCGTATTTTGGAACCGGAGGCCGTTCTCGCCGATGAACCGGATGGTTTCGATACGGTTCTAACGGATCGCCCAGGCGTCGCCGTGGCGGTCAAGACCGCCGACTGCCTGCCGATTCTCGTCGTGGAGCCGAAGGCCCGCATCGTCGCCGCCGTTCACGCGGGGTGGAAGGGGACGTTGCAGCGGGCCGTCCAAGCCGCGATCCGGCGGATCGTCGAAAGGGGCGGTCGGGCGGAAAACCTCGTCTGCGCCCTCGGGCCCAACATGGCCGCGGGTTGCTTTGAGGTGAAGGAGGACGTGAAGGGGGACTTCGAGCGCGAGTTCCCCGGATGGCCGATCCTCAAACGCCTTTCGGAGACGAAGTGGCTCTTGGACGTCGCTCTGACCAACCGGCTTCAGCTCCGGGAATCGGGCGTTTCCGACGCCCAGGTCGATCGCATCGACCTCTGCACCCACTGCCGCCCGGACCTCTTCTGGTCCTACCGCCGCGACGGCGAAGCCGCGGGACGGATGGTGAATTTCATCCAACTTTTGGGTTGA